Proteins from a genomic interval of Benincasa hispida cultivar B227 chromosome 7, ASM972705v1, whole genome shotgun sequence:
- the LOC120081125 gene encoding UPF0329 protein ECU05_1680/ECU11_0050-like: MDEVAVETQPEVAEGKNKRKKSKGRKAGEAESSNHHKEKKNKEKKDDDENEETKKERKNKEKEERKMHWREERHLRKEEEKKQRAASSEKDEESTSVREDKGKQRS; the protein is encoded by the coding sequence ATGGATGAGGTTGCAGTGGAGACACAACCAGAAGTAGCTGAAGGgaaaaacaaaaggaagaaaagcAAAGGAAGAAAGGCTGGAGAGGCTGAATCTTCAAATCATcacaaggagaaaaagaataaagagaagaaggatGATGACGAAAATGAGGAAACcaagaaggaaaggaagaacaaggagaaggaagaaagaaaaatgcacTGGCGTGAAGAAAGGCAcctaagaaaagaagaagaaaagaagcaaaGGGCTGCTAGCTCGGAAAAGGATGAAGAATCAACCTCCGTGAGGGAGGATAAGGGGAAACAACGTAGTTAA